The sequence CGCCTCACACGCCTGACAAGCCGCCACCACATGCCTCCTGTCGCGCTCAACACCTCTGAATGCCACGTCATTCGACAATCAGCAACACACATCATCTAGTCATGTCAGCAAACAGTACTCTTGACTTTTGACCATTTACCAGAACTGTTGATCGTTGACTTTTGCATTGACATTTTGACCAcagtcaaaatttttgaatacGGCTTATCTTGCTCAGTTTTTCACGTAGATTCTAATTTTGAGCTCCGTTTCTTCATTTAAGGTCTCTAAATCTCactttttggtcattttcttcattatgGCTCAACAAAATGAATGAGATATCATATGTCCTATCACCATTATGTTGGATGGTCTTACTAGCTATCATGCATGGTCTCAGAGTATGACTGTCTTTCTCAAAGGTCGTAAACTGTGGAGATATGTGACTGATTCAATTCCTAAGCTAATACCAAAACCTAAGTCAAAAGCCACAGTTACTGAAGATGCCTCCAAGACTACTGTTACAACGAATGATTATGAAGAACACCTAGAGGAATGAGAGAGTATTCAAAGTaagattttgttttggtttatcAATGGCTCTGTTCCCTCCATTCATAATCTTCTTCCTCATCTTGAGAATGCTAAGGTTGTTTGAAAATTTCTGACCGATCGCTATAATTGCACTAATGATTCAAGCCTGAAGTTCCACATTGAATCAAAGCTTTATTAAATGCACCTCTCAGTCTTCCAAAGGTACTCGCTACGAGTTTTCCCATGCTAAAGGCCATGACATCTCAGTTTGTCGCAAGCTGCAGAAATTTATGCAATAGCAAAATAAAGCTTCTCTTCCTTGGGTAGCTGTTGTATGTCTTTTAGATCCATCGGTTCTTACAGGTCCATCTTTGGCTTCCTCACTTACTATGGCTGATATTAAGACAATAATTCAACAGGTTTTATCCCAAACTTCCACTGCCCTTTTTGTCACCTTAGGTAAACAACCTTGGTTTTTTTATACTGCATGTTGTAACCATGTGACTCTTGATGCATCACAATTTTCTAATAAGGCACCCTTAGAACACCCCATTACCATTTACATTGCTGATGGAACTCCTATGCCTGTTAGTCATAAAGGAAAAATCTTTTCTCCTTGTTTATCCCTTAGTACACTTTTCATATCCCAAAGTTATCCCTCAATTTGTTGGTCAACTTTGTGAATTAGGCATAAACCTTTTATTTACTAATCATGGTGTAGATGTGCAGATCTCCGGACGGGTCAAGTGCTTGGGACAGACTGTAAGGTTGGTCTCATGTTTGAGGTTCATGACTTGAAGATTCCTTCACAAGTTATTTTTGCAGCTGCTACCACTGCCACCCCCTCACCTGATCTATGGCATGCTCGTCTTGGTTATCCATCCTTGTCTCGTCTTCAATTGTTAGCTTCTCAAGGTCATTTAGGTTCAATtcagtttcaaaaatttgattgtacttcctgtcattttggcaaacaaacaaacaaaatttcccTTTAATAATAATGATTCATTTTCTTCTGTACCTTTTGATCTTATACATTTTGATATTTGGAGTTTTGCACCTGTTCCTACTGAAGGGGGATCTagatattttgtcatatttgtggatgatttttCTCAATATACATGGATTTATCTACTTCACCATAGGTCTGAACTTGTGTCTATTTATTAAACATTTCATAATATGATTGAAACACAATTCAATCGCACCATCAAAGTCTTTCAATTAGATAATGCTCAAGaatataatgataaatttttcCTATCCTTTTTAGACAGTCATGGTACCCTTCCTCAGGGGTCTTGTCCTTACacctctcaacaaaatggtcGTGCAGAACGAAAATATCATCACATTCTTGATATTGTCTGCACTTTTCTCATTTCTGCCTCTCTTCTTGAGCGCTTTTGGGGTGAGGCTGCACTCACTGCTTTGTACACCATTAATCATATTCCTTCACCAACTACACACAACAAATCACTATTTAAGCTTCTCTATGGTCAAACCCCTGACTACTCCTCTCTTCGGGTTTTTGGTTATGCTTGCtttgtctctcttcctcttcatgaACGAACAAAGCTCTAGCCTCGTACTCAtctttgttgtttccttggttataGTGTATCTCAAAAGGGGTTTCGCTACTATGATCCCATTTCTCATCGCCTTCGTGTCTTTTGTCATGTTGAGTTTTGGGAACATTGTCTTTTCACGAGTTGTCAATAGTTACTGAACATCGTCCTCTTCCTCAGAGTCTCCcatttttactgttttttttctccctctctaTCCTGAACTTGTGGAGGATTCTTCGACATCGGCTGCCTCTCCAGACGACTCATCTCAGGTTCTATCCCCGGCATATGACCCACCTATCTTGGATCCTGTGGCACCACCCTCTCCTAAGCCTCCTGTTGGTCCTGAACTTCGTTGTTCCACTCGGGTAAGCATTCCTTTCTCTTATCTCACTGATTATCACTGCTCTTTTGCTCTTGCCACCCTCTATGAACCTCACACCTATTGTGAGGCCTATACTGGCCCTCTTTGGCAGCAAGCTATGAACGAAGAACTAGATGCCCTTCATAAAAATTACACTTGGGATATGGTTGATTTGCCTCCTAGTCAATCTATAGTAGGTTGTAGGTGGGTTTATAAGATCAAGACCAAGGCTGATGGATCTATTGAACGATACAAGGCTCACCTAGTTGCCAAGGGCTTTACTCAAGAGTATGGCATTAACTGTGAGGAATCATTTGCTCATGTTGCTCGCCTTACATCTGTCAAATGTTTCATTCCTGTGGCTGCTGTTCACCATTGGCGCctttatcaaatggatgtgaagaatTCTTTACTCAATGGAGACCTCTAAGAAGAAGTGTACATGCAACCACCCCTAGTTATCCACACTAATGCAGTCAAGTTTGTCGCCTTCGCTGTGCTCTTTATGGCCTCAAGCAGGCTCTTCGAGCTTGGTTTGAAAAGTTTAGCTTAGTTGTTGCTTAGCAGGGTTTCACTTTGAGTCCTCATGACACTGCTCTCTTTATCCAAAGATCCTCTGCTGGTATCacttttattcttctttatgttgataatattattattactggAGATGATTCTGCAGGTATCCGCCCTCTTCAGCACTTCCTTAGtcaacattttaaaatgaaagatCTGGGTACTCTCAGCTATTTTCTTGGGCTTGAGGTTACCTCATCCTCTGGTGGATACTATCTTTCCCAACCTAAATATGCTTCTGATCTTTTCTCCAAAGCCAGTATCACCGACAACAAGACTGTTTCCACTCCCTTGGAATACAATGCAAAGCTCAAACCCTTGGATGGTGAACCTATATTTGATGCTCCTAGCTATTGTCAGTTGGTTTGTAGTCTAAtctatctcactgttactcgtccGGATATTTCACATGCCATGAGTATGGTTAGTAAATTCATGGATGCCCTTCGTTCTGTCCACTATGCTGTCGTTCTTCGGATTCTCCGATATGTCAAGGGCACACTTTATCATGGTCTCCACTACTCCTCTCGTTCTTTTCTCGAACTTCATGCTTATTCAAATGTGGACTGGGCAGGTGATCCGACTGATCGATGCTTTATCACAGGTTTCTGTTTCTTGTTGGGTACTTCTTTTGTCTCGTGGCGTAGTAAGAAGCAGGATGTGGTTTCCTGTTCTAGTACTGAGGTTGAGTATTGTGCCCTTGCCGACACCACCTGCGAGCTTGTCTAGCTTCGCTGGCTCTTGGCTGACATTGGTGCTCTACAACCCACTGCCACTCCTCTTTATTATGACAATCGTAGTGCTATCTacattgctcataatgatgtcttcTAGGACCGCACCAAGCATATTAAGATCGACTGTCACATCACTCGCCAGCATCTTAAGAAAGGCAATCTCAAGTTGTTCTCCATCTTCTCTGCTGACCAGCCTgctgatatcttcaccaagactCACCTGCCTGGTCGTCTTCGAGATCTTATATCCAAACTCCAATTGGCTTCCTTCTTGCCACCTCGAATTTGAGGGAGGATGTTAGTGTATAGCTTAGACTAAATTAGCCCATTGAGTATACTGTACTTGTAGTTTACTGATATTACTTATACTGCTCACATACCTAGCCTATATAAGGCTCTCTATTGTACATTATTATTTACATAGAATATACAAACTAttcagtctttctctctctcactttatattaTTAACAGTTTGGTTTCAAAAAGTGGTGTatccatttttcattttctttattatatattgaaatcctgaatttgaatatagaaaaaaaacacttattttcaCATTTGGTAGTACTAAGTAAGTTGTTTTGAATACACAATTTAGATATAGAATATATCATACCCGGGTTTAgtcattattttcttatttttttaaagtaacttTTCTCGCTCACACACATCgcatcactaaaaaaaaagtaactttttgttttcaaaatatttatgaatatgCCACTGCTTAGTAAGTTGTTTTGAATACACAATTTAGATATAGAGTATATCATACCTGAGTTTAGtcattgttttctattttctttaaagTAATTTTTCTCGCTCACACACATCGCATCACTAAAAAACaagtaaatttttgttttcaaaatatttatgaatatgtCACTGTATTATTCGTATAATCAGAttcatagaaaacaaaaacgctaaaaagttatattaatttttttattcaaatccaaattttagGATACTAAAAATGAATATTGAATACTAATATTAtgtttgataattgtttttccccttattttctatttccaaaaataattttctatttttaagattaaaaaacttgtttagcaAACCAAAATgaacataaaacaaaaattgttctcaaaactcaatttgtaaaggaaactaaaaacatgcaaaaaactattttcaatttctaatcttcaaaagtcaataaaaaacgaatttaatttaataaatctgtttcatttaatgagttagtattagagttcaaatcctagtaacaacatattttagtattttctattttttttcttcaaaaaactatttttttttaaatttaaacaaataaaacatgtttttgatataaaaatacaagattttttttctttatattcctaaaaacaagtttttaaaaataaaaaataaaaactgttaccaaataTAACCTAATGCTAAAatcaaaccaattttttttaacggTGAGATTccctaaaaactgaaaatgaataCAAATCCCATCCATACAGATATACAGTCCCTTAACCCTTGCGCCGAATCCGAATCCCATCTATACGGGCTGACCCATGAGCCATAATCCATAATcaagtccaaacaaagaaaatctGGTCAACCATTCAAAACTCGCAGCCTCCACCCCTACCTCTTCAACCTCCTTATTCGTTATCCATTTTCGCCAACCAGCAACACCTCCAAAACCcataacccaaaaaacaaaaacaaaaaatcaatggAGATCTCATCTAGTTGTCTCTCTCCAGTCTCTACTTCCATTCCAAGAGTAACCCCACCATCTCTCCCCTTCTCTTCCTCCAACTCCACCTTCTTTACCAGTAATGCCACCCTCACTTTCTTCAACAAAACCAagcccaacaacaacaacactcTGGTACTGGGTGGAGCTACAACCAGGACCAGAGTTGAGAGAGCAAGAAAGGGTCTGACTTGTAACGCTTTGTTTGGTCTTGGAGTGCCTGAGCTGGTTGTTATTGCTGGAGTTGCAGCTCTGGTTTTTGGGCCCAAGAAGTTGCCTGAAGTAGGAAAGAGTATTGGCAAGACTGTCAAGAGCTTCCAACAGGTTTGTAAGTTCAAATTGAGTCAGTTTATTTTGTTGGGATATGATTGaaagttttggtttttaatgTTGTTTGGTTCTCTGGGAAATGAAAGGGGAGAATCTTATACTCAGGAATTCAGTATGCAATAATGGGGGACATTCGATTTacaatgaaacttttttttcttttctctttttttgagaaaacgaTTTACAACGAAACTTAATgtactttttaagaaaaacttaccaaaaatatatagttgTTGAGAAAAGTGAGGAAAAGGGTAGCAAAGAAAATTGGTATCTTATGgcttatccacaaaaaaaaggaagagatactgaaggaaaagaaaatcgGTATCCTATGGCTTATCCACAAATATATAGTGTCTAATGTTTTTATATGTTGTTTTGGTTTCCAAAAGATATGGCAAACTGAACTGAAGGAAGCTTAGTACTTGTATTGGGTTATGATTGAGGGCTAAAAGGGATACtgaagtaaagaaaaagaaagcttgAAACTTGTGTTTGTAGAAATGATTGTGTTCTCTTAAATTTACTTAACAGTTGTTTTAGGGGTCAATTGTGTGGAATTTTTAGATTTCGTAGATAATTAAAGAATGAAACTCCTTGAATTAAGATTATGTGTTGTGAAAGTCCAAACTTCGTATTATTGGAATACATATTCATTTGCTCCTTGTgatattgttttaaattttgatgtCTTGCTATTATGCTTTATTACAAAGGTACAGAAAGAAAGTCATGTACTGAGATATTCTATATGATTACATTTTGTTTGTCGTATCATGCGTTTTCTATGAAATATTTGATCGTACCAGCTatcattaacttattatttattttggcaTTTCAAAGTTCAgtttagttttaacttttaggTGAATTCGTGGGGGTGATATATGGATTAGTTTCATTCTTGCTATTAACATCTGTAATTGAGTTCGGAAATATTTTGGTTGATGATAATGTAAGGACCTATTCCTAATCCTTGACACTCCCCCTCTGTGTTTGAGGGAGAGAAGGTCAGGCTTGAAGATTAGATGTTAAGGGAAAGACCAACCATGAATAAATGCTTTCAAATGAATCAAACCAATCAGCTTTTTGTTAACAGTGGCAGTCCAGTAATTTGAGCTTATTCATTAGCACTTCCTGGTAAAATTGAATTCCTGAAATTTACTTtatatatgataatggtaaGATTTCTTTTTATGTAGGAAAAGTAATCACAATAGAAGATTCGCCTTTCTAGGTACCCTCCCTCCTGACTCT comes from Castanea sativa cultivar Marrone di Chiusa Pesio chromosome 3, ASM4071231v1 and encodes:
- the LOC142629282 gene encoding sec-independent protein translocase protein TATA, chloroplastic — translated: MEISSSCLSPVSTSIPRVTPPSLPFSSSNSTFFTSNATLTFFNKTKPNNNNTLVLGGATTRTRVERARKGLTCNALFGLGVPELVVIAGVAALVFGPKKLPEVGKSIGKTVKSFQQAAKEFESELKKEPDSITEPPVEKPTAVIEEEKQDIKVSSTKESV